GCGATCTGCAGTTTCTTTTTTTGCGCCGCTACATTCCAAGTAGACGCACAATGTCTCATACAGTTCACTGTCATTTTCTTTGTCATAAGCAATGACGGAAGAGATGTGTTCATCTACAAAAGACTGCAACTGATTTGATGCAGTCAATTCAGATAGCAATCGGTAAATCCCCAATTGTTCATAGAAATAGGTTGTGACAAGTCCTGACTTATGCAAAGTCAACACTTTTCTCGATTCCTCATAACCTTTTTTTATATCTTTGATATCTTGATAGACGGTGCCGATGCCAAACCGGCATTTGCTTCCCAATAAGTAGTCGGAATGATTAAATCGTTCAATTAGATGGAGGACTTGCAAGTAACGATCAGTCTCTTTTTTATGTTCAGAAGCTGATAGAAAGAAAGCGATGATAACTATTTCATTTTTTACACTCGAAACGGCGGGAAAAAAGCCATGCCGATTAAACAATGTGCGTATCGTCATGGAGCGTTGGATCCGGATCTCCTCCCAATCTTCATCCGCTATATCCAAAGCTAGGTCATCTATGTGTATGGTGAAAATCCGGTAATACATATTGCTACTTGGTGTCGGAAGATAAGCGTGGATTTCGTCTTGATCGACAGCTCTCCCGTTCAGTAGGTTACGTACAAACTCACCTTCACTTTTTTGTTTTCGCTCAGCAATCGTCCGGCTGCGCAACAAAATTTGGGCAATAGCAAGAGCAGCACGATCCAAAATCAAAAAAGTCATATCATCTGTTCGTGGAGCAGTAATTTCCATGCATGCAAAACCTAGAAGCTGACCTAATCCGCGTACCGGCATGCAAGCGAAAGATCTCTCCTGGATGGAGATGATATGCTCTTCCTTCTGGGGCGATGAAAAAAGGTTAGTATTCTGTTGAAGCACAGACTCGACTTCCTTCATTTCAGATGGATAGTAGTAGGACTTTTCATGATTGCCTATAAACATGATGCCTTGTTTAAAAAAGAGATGAAGCTCTTGCAGGATTTTTAAAATTCCATTTGGAGCAAGGGACAGGTCGATAAATTTCCTTGATAAGGCGTCAAGCTGTGAAAGCATTTGATGGTGTCGATTAATGATCGCAGTATGTAAATCCTGCGTAATATCTACAAATTTTACGGTCTTTTCAAAAACAATGATCGGAAAACGGTGTTCATTCGCCAATTGGATAATTTCATGAGGGATTTCAATGAAATATGGCCCCAACTCAATACAAATACAAGCTACGTTTTTTTCGATCAACCGTTTTACATATTTCAGTTGAGTTGGTAAATCTAGCTGTAAGCCTACGCCAGTCGTTAAAATCAATTCCCCACCATTGATCAACGATTCAAATTCTTGTATTTCCAAAACATGAGCCCATTTCACTTGGCGTCCGATTCCTTCTTCGCCTGCAACTACTTTAGCATCTTTGAATAATGGTCGCTTCAGGATATCTGAAACTGCTATTTGCAATTCTCCCAATGGGAATCCCTCCATAACGTAAAAAAAGAATGGTAATCATTTTACGAAGTGTAAAGTGCTAAGTATTAGAATTGTTTGTAAAGTATAAATTGTAGTGTATCAGAAAATCGATAGTTATCGCAACGAGACTATAGTAGGAGGAGATTATATGCAAACAGTGGCGACAGAAAAGAAAACGCTTTCAAATTTTGTGAATGGACAATGGGTAAAATCAAGGACAGATAAATACGAAGAAGTTCCGAATCCTGCAACTGGAGAGATTCTAGCGGAAGTGCCGATCTCCACGACAGAAGATTTGGAAGTGGCGGTAGCAGCGGCAAAGGAAGCATTTGCGAAATGGAAAAAGACACCGGTGCCCCAACGTTCACGTATCTTATTCAACTATCAACAATTGCTCGTGAAGCATTGGGATGAGCTGGCAAAATTGATTACGATTGAAAACGGTAAAAACTATAACGAAGCCTATGGCGAGGTGCAACGTGGCATTGAATGTGTCGAGTTCGCGGCAGGGGCTCCGACTTTGATGATGGGGTATCAGCTTCCGGACATCGCGACAAATATCGAGTCGGGTGCATACCGTTATCCAATCGGCGTCATCGGCGGAATTACACCGTTCAACTTCCCTATGATGGTTCCTTGCTGGATGTTCCCGATGGCGATTGCGACTGGCAACACATTCATCTTGAAGCCATCGGAACGTACGCCGTTGCTGGCCAACCGTCTTGCAGAGCTATTGAAGGAAGCTGGACTTCCCGACGGTGTCTTCAATATCGTCCACGGGGCACATGATATCGTCAACGGAATCTTGAGCCATCCTGACATTCCTGCAATTTCGTTTGTTGGATCCCAACCGGTTGCTGAATATGTATACAAAACTGGCGCCGCGAATGGTAAACGTGTTCAAGCGCTTGCGGGTGCGAAAAACCACACGATCGTCATGCCGGATGCAAATATGGATTTGGCTGTAAAAGATATCATCAATGCAGCATTCGGATCCGCGGGTGAACGTTGCATGGCTTGTTCGGTTGTCGTTGCAGTTGGCGACATTGCAGATCAGCTCGTCAATCGTTTAGTCGAAGAGTCTGACAAGCTGACAATCGGAAATGGGTTGGAAGAAGGGATCTTCCTAGGACCGGTCATCCGTGATTCCCATAAAGACCGGACGCTCGCGTATATTGAGTCGGGCATAGAGGAAGGGGCTAAGTTGATACGTGACGGTCGAAAGGACGAGACGTCTTCGGAGGGCGGATACTTTGTCGGGCCGACAATTTTCGACAATGTTACACAGGAAATGAAGATTTGGAAAGATGAAATCTTCGCTCCGGTTCTATCCATCGTTCGTGTCGATACGTTGGATGAGGCGATTGCGTACGCCAACAAATCCGAATTTGCGAATGGTGCTTGTTTATTTACGGATAGCGCAAAAGCAATCCGTCAATTCCGTGAAGAAATCGACGCGGGTATGCTCGGCGTCAATTTAGGGGTTCCGGCACCAATGGCCTTTTTCCCATTTTCAGGTTATAAAAAATCATTCTATGGAGACCTTCATGCAAACGGCCGCGATGGAGTGGAATTCTATACACGCAAGAAAATGTTGACAGCACGTCATTCGTATTAAAAGAAGGGAGAGATGATGAAGATGACAACAGTACATGAACAAACAAAGTCAGTAGTGGACAAGGATCGGGATAATATTTGGCATCATATTTCGGCCTATAACGAAAAGAACCCCCCGATGGTCGTTGAGAAAGGGGAAGGTGCATGGATTACGGATCATAAAGGCAATCGCTATTTAGATGGGATGGCCGGCTTATGGGCTGTAAACGTAGGCTATGGACGAGAAGAGATGGCGCAGGCGGCCTTCGAACAGATGAAGAAACTCGCTTACGTCCCGATGATGCAAAGCCATGGACCTGCAATTGAACTGGCGGAGAAGATCAATGAACTGCTTGGTGGCGATTATAAAATCTTTTATTCCAACTCCGGTTCTGACGCGAATGAGGTGGCGTTCAAATTGGCGCGCCAATATCATCAGCAAAATGGGGAGTCGTCCCGTTATAAATTCATTTCCCGCTACCGTGCATATCATGGCAGTTCCATGGGGGCCCTTGCGGCAACGGGGCAAGCGCTGCGTAAATATAAATACGAACCATTAGCGCCTGGATTCCTTCATATTGCGCCTCCGGATAATTATCGGAGACCTGCGGGGCAATCGGTGGAAGATTATAATATTCAACGGGCCCAAGAATTTGAGGAGAAAGTTATTTGGGAGCAGAAAGAGACGATAGCCGGAATCATCATGGAGCCGCTCATTACAGGCGGCGGCATTCTCATTCCGCATCCGGTGTACGTAGAAAAGGTGCAAGAAATCTGCAGACGTCATGGTGTGCTGCTCATAATTGACGAAGTCATTTGCGGATTCGGCCGTACGGGCAAAATGTTCGGGCATCAGCACTTCAATTGCAAACCAGACATCATTACAATGGCAAAAGGTTTGACGAGTGCCTATTTGCCTTTGTCTGTCACAGCGATTCGGAAGGATATCTATGACAAATTTGACACGGGGCAAGAGAACAGCCACTTCCGTCATGTGAATACATTTGGCGGCAACCCTGCAGCTTGTGCGTTGGCATTGAAGAACATCGAAATTATCGAACGTGAACAGCTTGTCGAACGCTCCGCGGAATTGGGAGAGCGTCTCCTCAAAGAACTTGAAGAGTTGAAGAATCATCCGTATGTCGGTGATATCCGGGGCAAAGGCTTTTTGCTAGGCATTGAACTCGTGGAGGATAAAAAGACGAAAGAACCCGCTACAAACGCTCGGATGGCGAAAATCATGGGAGATTGCAAAGCGAACGGGCTCATTGTTGGACGGAATGGAGATACTGTAGCTGGCTACAACAATATTTTGGCGTTGAGTCCACCATTATCATGTACTGATGAAGATTTTGATTTTATTGTTGCTGTATTGAAGAAAGTGTTTAACGAAAATAAATAAGACGGTTAGTTGTCCCAGTAGCAATATATATTTGGCTTCTGGGACAGCTTTTTATTATTCAGTCTATTATCTATCCTGTTTTTTCTTTTTTAACTCTGCACGAATCCGTGGCTCGGTCCGGTTCATAATGCGCTTGACGTTTTCGAGGTGTTTCCATACTGCCATAATGAAAAGAAGAATGGTAATGAGAATTGGCCAATATCCAACCATCCAAATAGCAGCTGCAAGAAATGTGCCATAGAGCATGAATACGCCGAAGACGAGTATATCCGTCACAATAGCAACAATGACGAACAATAGAAGACCTGCAATGCCGAAGCGCCAATCAATGGCGAAAAGAACTCCTATAACACTTGCCGTTCCTTTCCCTCCATTGAACTTCATATGAAAAGGAAAATTATGTCCAAAAACAACAGCTGCACCTACTAAAAAGAGAAATGCTGTCACATGTTCCGGTGCAAGACCGAAGCGCTCAGCAGCAAATCGTACAGCCAGGACGGCGACAATCCCTTTCCCGATATCTATCAAAGCAACGAGCGCCCCATACCGTTTACCTAACACCATTGTCGCATTCGAAGCGCCTGCATTTTTCACTCCGGATTCTTTCAAATTTACACCTGAAAGCCACTGCGCTACAGTCGATCCATGCAGGCAACCGATCAAATAGCCAAATAGAATAATCCCGATACTCCACAAAATCATAAGTACTCCTCCAAAAAGAATATACATCTATCATACCATTGTCGCTAAACGCAAGTTTCAGAAAAAAATAAATTCACCCCTTGACTTTTAAAAAATAGTCTCCTATACTGTTCAACAAGATGAAAAACTGAATACCCAAACTCTTATCAAGAGCGGCGGAGGGACTAGGCCCTGCGATGCCCGGCAACCGGCAAGTGACGAACTTGCAAAGGTGCTACTTCCTACAGATTCGTGCAAACGGTCTGAAAGATAAGAGGAGGAATAAGCGAAAGCGTAACCCTTCTCTTAGCGAAAGGGGTTATTTTTTTATTCCAAAAACCCCCAACGCCTCCGCATTGCCTTTTCATCTTAAAAAATCCACTGGAGGTAATAAAAATGACAAACAAACAACTTCAACCAGAAACTCTTCTCTTACACGGAGGCCAAAAGCCGGATCCTATTACAGGTTCTCGTGCTGTACCGATCCACCGTACTACTGCATTCGTTTTCCGCGACACTGAACATGCCCAAAACTTATTCGGCTTGCAAGAAGCAGGCAATATTTACACACGAATCACGAATCCTACCGTTGCTGTCTTTGAAGAAAGGGTTGCGCTACTAGAAGGTGGAACAGCTGCAGTCGCTCTTTCCTCCGGGATGGCCGCTATCGCTTTCTCCATTTTGAACATTGCGGGAGCAGGGGACGAAATCGTCGCTGCCGGCAATCTATACGGTGGTACGTATAATCTATTCGCCGTCACGCTTCCTCGCTACGGCATCAATGTGAAATTCGTCGATGCAGAAGACCCTGAAAACTTCCGCGCGGCAATTACGGACAAAACGAAAGCGATCTTCGCTGAAACGATTGGGAACCCGAGCTTACAAGTGCTCGATATCGAAGCAGTCGCAAATATCGCTCATGAGAATGAAATTCCGTTCCTCATCGATAACACATTCGCATCCCCATACGGATCGAATCCAATCGAGTTTGGAGCAGACGTCGTCATTCATTCCGCAACGAAATGGATTGGCGGCCACGGAACGACAATTGGGGGTGTCGTCGTCGACGCAGGGAAATTTGACTGGACGCGCGGCAAGTTCCCAGGCTTTACAGAGCCGGACGAAACGTACAACGGCCTACGCTACGGCGTTGACACTGCGGCAGCGGCATTCGCTACGAAGCTCCGCGTCCAATTGCTGCGTGACTTCGGACCTTGCCTAGATCCGGACAGTGCTTTCAACTTCCTACAAGGGCTGGAGACGCTTCATTTGCGTGTGACACGCCATAACGAAAATGCCGTGAAAGTCGCTGAATTCCTACAGGCTCATCCGTCTGTTGAATGGATTACTTACACAGGACTGGAAGATCATCCGACGTATGAAAATGCTAAGAAATATTTGAAAAACGGCTTCGGCTCCATCATCGTCTTCGGCATTAAAGGCGGACGTGAAGCGGGGCGCAAAGTGATCGATAATATTACGCTATGGTCACATGTGGCGAATGTGGGGGATGCTAAATCTCTGATCATCCATCCTGCATCAACGACACATCAACAATTGTCTGCGGAAGACTTGAAAAAGACGGGGACGCCGGAAGAATTGATCCGTCTGTCTGTCGGACTTGAGTCTACGGAAGATATCATTGCAGACCTGCAGCAGGCAATCGAAAAAGCCGCGCCGGTCGCAGTCCGCTAAACAGAATAACAACTAGCTGCGAAAGCCGTCACATAGAACGGCTTTTGCGAGTAAAAGCGAAGCGTTACGAGCACTGGCTAAACGCCCTCCGCTTTAGAAAGGAAAGGGTGGTTTCATGCCGTCAATTAAAGTGGCCATACTCGGTTTCGGTACGGTCGGTGAAGGTGTTTACAGAATCCTGCAGGAAAAGCGGGAAGAGATTAAAAGAAGCACTGGTTTCACCGTTGATGTCGTATCCATCCTTGTAAAAGACAAGGCAAAAGAACGTATGCCGATTACAGGCGCAAAATTTACAGATGACATTCAGGAAATATTGGGGAATCCCGAAATCGATATCGTTCTCGAAGCGATTGTCGGGGAAGAACCTGCGTATACGTATTTGTCGGATGCGATCGAGAAGGGTTGCCACATCATTACCGCGAACAAAAAGATGTTTGCAAAACACGGACCTGCGTTAATGAAACATGCCGAGTTCCGGGATGTGCAAGTTGGGTTCGAAGCGACGACAGCTGGCGGCGTCCCGGTCATCCGGACGGTGTCCAATTTGCTGGCAAGTGATCGTATCAAACGGATCCAAGGCATTTTAAATGGGACGTCAAATTTCATTTTGACGAAAATGCGCGATGAAGGATCTTCATTCAAACAAGCACTTTCTGATGCGCAGCAAAACGGGTTCGCTGAAGCGGATCCTGCAGATGACGTGGATGGCACGGACGCCTTCCGTAAACTGATGATTTTGAGCTCGCTCGCTTTCGGTCAACAGCCCGATTGGGAGGACGTCCCTGTCGTCGGAATCGATCATCTTAAGTCGATCGATATTATTGATGCATCGAAAGGCGATCTCCGTTATCGTCACGTGGCGGATATTTGGAAAGACGAAAAAGGGAAGTTGCAAGCGACTGTAGGTCCGGTTTTGATTGGCGCCGATCATCCGCTGTTCAGCATTGACGGTGTCGACAATGCAATCATTCTAGATACCGAGTACCTTGGTTCATTGACTTTGGTTGGCCCTGGTGCGGGAATGTACCCGACAGGAAGTGCGATGGTTGCCGACCTGCTGCATATCATTCGTCAACACAAAGCGGTCATGGTACCGAATTGAAAAAGTGGAGGGGGAATTTTTAATTCCGTCCTCCACTCAGCCTGTTGGTAAACGCTCGCATCCGTTGTTGCTCGTCTCGCTCTTCCGCTCATGAACTTAAGTTCTATTCGCGTCTTCGCTCGACGTCGCGCGGGCTCGCAGGATGCGAGTCATGCAACCGTCGCCACAGGACGTGGTGCTCTTAGGTTGCCTTCCTTGACAAGCGTTTTCAATCAGGCTGAGGAGTTTCTTGCGCATCATAGCTTTCCTTAAAAAAGAGTGTAGACAAAGTCGAAAAATGACTTTATCTACACTTTTTTATGTCGTTCAAACGTTGTCTTTCGCTTTCCTTCTTCTCGGCCGTTCACTCTTTGGCAGTTCGCTCTTCAACGCTTTGAGTAATGAAATAATCATTAGCAAAATGATGAAAGAGAAAGGCAATGCGGCAATGATGATCGTGTTTTGCAGTGCAGTCAATCCATTTACGGACAATAAAATAATCGCAATGGTCGATTGGATGACACCCCAAATGATTTTCACACTATTCGGTGGGGTCAATGATCCGTACGTGGACTGCATGCCTAACACAAATGTCGCCGAGTCTGCGGACGTAATGAAAAAGGATGCAATGAGCAAAACAGCTACAATTGAAATGATAATTGACAAAGGCATCGCATGGAACATTTCAAAAATCGTCAACTCAGTGTCCGTCTTCGCTAAATCTACAATCCCTTCACGTTGCATATTGATGGCGGTCGTTCCAAAAGCTGAAAACCAGATGGCGCTAAGGACGGTTGGCGCCAACATGACAACAACCATGAATTCCCGGATTGTTCTGCCTTTCGATACCCGTGCGATGAACATGCTGACGAACGGTGCCCATGAAATCCACCATGCCCAATAGAAGATCGTCCAATCTTCTAACCAGCCACGATGAATATCATTCAAAGGTGCAGTACGGAAACTCATCGAAACAAGATTGGCGAGATAGCCCCCGATGGAATCAGTGAAAACATTGAAAATGAGTAAAGTCGGTCCTAAGATGAGGACAAAACCTAATAGGGCGATCGCCAATATTAAGTTTGTGTTCGATAAATATTTGATGCCTTTGCTAAGTCCTGACCAGGCCGACATAACAAAAAGAACGGTCACGACTGCAATGATGATCAGTTGTGAAGTGAATCCGATCGTAAAGCCGAATAGATAATTCAGCCCTGCGTTAATTTGAACAGCACCGAAGCCGAGAGAAGTGGCAACGCCAAAAGCTGTTGCAAATACGGCAAGCACATCGACGAGAACGCCCCAAGGCCCTTCCATCTTTTTACCGAAAATCGGCTTCAATGTTGCTGAAATTAACCCTGGCTCCTCTTTGCGGAATTGGAAATATGCCAAAGCAAGCCCAACAATCCCGTACATGGCCCATACATGCAATCCCCAATGGAAAAATGTCTGTCGCATCGCCTCTTTAAAAGCAGCGTCCGTATTGGGCTCTGCAGTTGCAGGATTAATGGCATAGTGGGAGAGTGGTTCGGCGGCTCCGTAAAACACTAATCCAATTCCCATCCCAGCAGAAAATAGCATGGCAATCCAAGTGATTGTTGAAAACGTCGGGCGGTCCGCATCTTGCCCTAAACGCACTTTGCCGAAAGGGCTGAAAATGAAGAATATGCTAAGCACAAGAAGAAATGAGAGCAGAAGCATGTAATACCATCCAAATGAAGATGAAACGAAGGATTTGATGGATGTTGTAACGGCTTCAAAACTTTCCGCCGCAGCAACTCCATATCCAACGGCTAATATAATTAGACCAATTGTGATATAAAATACGTTTGATATTTTTCGCATGTTTCCCCCTATGAATAATGGTTTTTTGAAACGACTACACACTATACCAATCATGAAGCGGGAATGCAAAGGCAGTGAAAATGTAAACACTTACACAAATGAATCATTTGATTTTTTTATTAACATGTACAGAATGCATACTTAAGGTGCTGGCTAGAAGTAAAAAGAAACTTTAGAATTGAAAAATTCGATTGGATTGAATGAAAAAATTGTGTCTTTCTGACTATGGCACATCCCTGATTTCAGTTTACCCTCTGTAAGAGAATTTAATCCTCGTCTTTGATATCCCGATCTGGAGGAATTGGTTCATTTAAGTAGTCCTCAATTTGCCTTTTCAACGTTTCGAGTTGGGTGAAATAGTTGCTGAACTGATTTTGGTTGATGAAAAACTGTTCGCCGTCATGGACGGCACGGATGCGTCCTTCCCATACATACTTTCTGACTTGCTCGGCAGGCATACCTAAATATTCTGCTGTTTCTTCAATCGTCATATACATCAAAAAAACCTCCTTCTTTATTTCATTATAATGCAACGATGCTCCTCCTACATATTTTGATTGTACTTGGGCAATGTTAAAAGAAGTATATGAATGGAGGCAACAACAATGAATGAGGAAACAAACGTGAACCACGGAAGGTCGCTTCTGATCAAAGCAATATTGATTTTTCCGGTTCTATGGATTGTGTTAACGGTCTTTAATGGTGTTTCTTTTTGGCACTCGACTATTTTAGGTGTCGCTTTACTGTTAATTTCCTACCTGGGAGATTTGATGATCTTCCCAAGAGTGGGCAATATGACCGCGACGATTGGAGACTTGGCGTTAGCATTTATCGTTCTATGGGGTGGCTTGAATTTGCTTGGCTATTCGGAAGCTATGGGAGAAGCATTTCTGGCAGGAGCTATTCTCGCTGTCGGGGAATACTTTTTTCACTCTTGGCTATTAAAAACACAATACGGCAACACTTATGTATGAGTAAAAGAAAACAGAGAGCGGCGTTCAATGCCACTCTCTGTTTTTTAATCTTATATGAGTTTGCTGAAATTAAGTCGTTTATCCAATGCAACCATTACAGGAATGCCGATTGCCATGACGACAAATTCGCCAACAGCGACGAAAAGCCAAGTCAGTAGGAAAGGCAGTTCCAGAACGATGTTCAACTCCCAAGCGATAAGGAACATCGTGAATGTGAATACAATTGTATTGAAAAACATCCGTCGGTAAATCCCTTTAATGAATTTCGCGGATAGGATTGTAATTGATAGAGCGAGGACGGATTGCCCAACTCCGAATACGAGATCGATCGGTCCCAATTCTGAAAAAAGCAGATTGGCAACAAAAACGCCTAATACGACGCCGACGATATATTTTTTATTGAACACGACGAGATGATTGAACATCTCTGACAAGCGAAACTGAATGTTTGTGAATCCGAACGGGGCAATCAAAAACGTCACAGCAACATACAACGCAGCGATAATACCGCTCGTTGCCATCGTTTTTACTTTCATATTCATTTCTCCTTAGTTTTTTTTCGTGGGATGGTTACGAACCACGCGGCAAAAAAGCCTGCCTATTAGTGTACCATAGAGCTATTGGTCGTTCAATAGCCATTAATTTCAAGAGGAATTGAGGCTTGTATGATAAACTGAAGGAAACAGTTACAACAGTACAGGAGGATACCATATGTCTGCGAACGAAATTAGGAAAACGATACTTATTGAATCCCCTATTGAAACGATTTGGCCGTATGTGTCAACAGCAGAAGGAATTGGTGCTTGGTTCATGCCGAACGATCTGGAACCGGTCGAAGGGAAGGAGTTCACCTTGCAAGCGGGTCCCTGGGGAAAATCTCCATGTAAAGTGACGCAAGTCCAACCGCCGAACAGTTTGTCGTTCGACTGGGGAAAGGATTGGCATGTTCATTTTCAATTGAAGGAAATTGATGGCCAAACCGAGTTGACGTTCATCCACGCTGGCTGGGAAGAAGGTAAACAGACGGAGTTCGGTGAATCGCACGACGTCGTTCGACCGCGTATGTCCGAGGGTTGGAATGGACTTTTGGCGAAGCTTAAAAATGTAATCGGATCGACAGCCGAATAATTGAGAGAATTCATACACCCTTCTTCGATATCATGATATATTCATAATATCGGGGGAGGGGATTTCTTTGTCACAACGAATTGCATTCATAGTTGTCTTATTAGGAGCGGTGCTTTGGGGAACGACGGGCACCGCGCAAACATTCATGCCGCAAACGGTTCACCCGTTGGCGGTCGGTGCCTCAAGGCTTGCGGTCGGCGGTTTCACTTTGCTCATACTCATGCTTGCTCTTCGAAAAATCGACTTTCGGAACTGGCCGTGGAAAGCGACGCTCCTTTCGGCATTGGCGATGGCAATCTTCCAATATTGCTTTTTCACGTCAATCCGGTTGACGGGCATCGCCATCGGAACCGTAGTTACGATTGGAAGTGCACCGATGTTTTCAGGGATTATTGAATGGTTAATCTTGAAGAAGCGCCCGACAAAAATATGGGCAACTGCCACATCCCTTGCCATTGTCGGCTGTGTATTATTATTTTCGAATAAAGAGGGGCTCGTCGTCAATCCGATCGGCGTCTCACTTTCATTAATTGCCGGACTTTTATTTGCCTTTTATACTTTATTTAATAAAGAAGTGTTAGAAAAAGTGGACGCTATTCCAACCGTTGCCGTCATTTTCTCGGTGAGTGCAATCATGCTTATGCCATTTTTGTTCATCTTCGAAACGGAAGGGTTGCTCACTGTTCCTGGTATCTCGACAATGATTTATCTCGGCATCGCGACGACAAGTGTGGCATATATCTTGTTTTCCACCGGGTTACGTCACATCCCCTCGTCATCCGCGGTTACGCTCTCGCTAGCCGAACCGCTCACTGCCGCGATTTTAAGCGTGCTC
The genomic region above belongs to Sporosarcina sp. Marseille-Q4943 and contains:
- a CDS encoding DUF2512 family protein, yielding MNEETNVNHGRSLLIKAILIFPVLWIVLTVFNGVSFWHSTILGVALLLISYLGDLMIFPRVGNMTATIGDLALAFIVLWGGLNLLGYSEAMGEAFLAGAILAVGEYFFHSWLLKTQYGNTYV
- a CDS encoding SRPBCC domain-containing protein gives rise to the protein MSANEIRKTILIESPIETIWPYVSTAEGIGAWFMPNDLEPVEGKEFTLQAGPWGKSPCKVTQVQPPNSLSFDWGKDWHVHFQLKEIDGQTELTFIHAGWEEGKQTEFGESHDVVRPRMSEGWNGLLAKLKNVIGSTAE
- a CDS encoding QueT transporter family protein, yielding MKVKTMATSGIIAALYVAVTFLIAPFGFTNIQFRLSEMFNHLVVFNKKYIVGVVLGVFVANLLFSELGPIDLVFGVGQSVLALSITILSAKFIKGIYRRMFFNTIVFTFTMFLIAWELNIVLELPFLLTWLFVAVGEFVVMAIGIPVMVALDKRLNFSKLI
- a CDS encoding BCCT family transporter — its product is MRKISNVFYITIGLIILAVGYGVAAAESFEAVTTSIKSFVSSSFGWYYMLLLSFLLVLSIFFIFSPFGKVRLGQDADRPTFSTITWIAMLFSAGMGIGLVFYGAAEPLSHYAINPATAEPNTDAAFKEAMRQTFFHWGLHVWAMYGIVGLALAYFQFRKEEPGLISATLKPIFGKKMEGPWGVLVDVLAVFATAFGVATSLGFGAVQINAGLNYLFGFTIGFTSQLIIIAVVTVLFVMSAWSGLSKGIKYLSNTNLILAIALLGFVLILGPTLLIFNVFTDSIGGYLANLVSMSFRTAPLNDIHRGWLEDWTIFYWAWWISWAPFVSMFIARVSKGRTIREFMVVVMLAPTVLSAIWFSAFGTTAINMQREGIVDLAKTDTELTIFEMFHAMPLSIIISIVAVLLIASFFITSADSATFVLGMQSTYGSLTPPNSVKIIWGVIQSTIAIILLSVNGLTALQNTIIIAALPFSFIILLMIISLLKALKSELPKSERPRRRKAKDNV
- a CDS encoding excisionase family DNA-binding protein — translated: MYMTIEETAEYLGMPAEQVRKYVWEGRIRAVHDGEQFFINQNQFSNYFTQLETLKRQIEDYLNEPIPPDRDIKDED
- a CDS encoding DMT family transporter — encoded protein: MSQRIAFIVVLLGAVLWGTTGTAQTFMPQTVHPLAVGASRLAVGGFTLLILMLALRKIDFRNWPWKATLLSALAMAIFQYCFFTSIRLTGIAIGTVVTIGSAPMFSGIIEWLILKKRPTKIWATATSLAIVGCVLLFSNKEGLVVNPIGVSLSLIAGLLFAFYTLFNKEVLEKVDAIPTVAVIFSVSAIMLMPFLFIFETEGLLTVPGISTMIYLGIATTSVAYILFSTGLRHIPSSSAVTLSLAEPLTAAILSVLVVGERLDLVSWTGIALLLGGILVLTLSGRKGKAAVQ